A single region of the Parasphingorhabdus litoris DSM 22379 genome encodes:
- a CDS encoding GFA family protein, translating into MHYAGACHCGALTLDFYSEKSPAELGARTCQCSFCQAHGASWTSDPQGQVEITLSGPFSRYRFGTKTADFLVCANCGVVPAVVSEIDGQLRGVVRVNCLEESAVFLAQAAPMDLDGEILDSRLDRRAKGWTPATIKDKN; encoded by the coding sequence ATGCACTATGCCGGGGCCTGTCATTGCGGCGCACTCACGCTGGATTTTTACAGCGAAAAATCGCCGGCGGAACTTGGCGCAAGAACTTGCCAATGTTCGTTTTGCCAGGCGCATGGTGCCTCGTGGACATCTGATCCTCAAGGGCAGGTGGAAATCACCCTGTCGGGTCCATTTTCTCGCTATCGTTTCGGAACGAAGACCGCTGATTTTCTGGTCTGCGCGAATTGCGGTGTCGTTCCGGCGGTGGTCAGTGAAATTGACGGACAGTTGCGCGGCGTAGTCAGGGTAAACTGCCTAGAAGAAAGCGCGGTCTTTCTCGCACAGGCCGCGCCCATGGACCTGGACGGCGAAATACTGGATTCACGCCTGGACCGACGGGCGAAGGGCTGGACACCGGCCACGATCAAGGACAAAAACTGA
- a CDS encoding polysaccharide deacetylase family protein, whose amino-acid sequence MQEERMDWPNGAKMALSIVVNVEEGSEMTVARGDRGMEPVDELGIHIKSPIRNYGNESNYLYGIKAGAPRIVKLLKEYEIMASWTVAAMSLENHPEIGAAIADMGHEPVSHGYRWVHQFKMDEEKEREFIRKAVTSIEKTTGTRPYGWLSRYFHTDNTRRLLIEEGFAYHMDDYSGDIPFWDRETVPDKPIAIVPYQLDSNDMKMWTDPAMTPQQWLDYAKHNFDQVYREGEEGNPKMMSLGLHLRIIGRPGRIWAFEEFLKHVRSKKDVWVATRHQIAQHLAKVDPL is encoded by the coding sequence ATGCAAGAAGAACGGATGGATTGGCCCAACGGCGCGAAAATGGCGCTGAGCATTGTCGTCAATGTCGAGGAAGGCAGCGAGATGACCGTGGCCCGGGGCGATCGCGGCATGGAGCCGGTGGATGAACTCGGCATTCATATCAAGTCACCGATCCGCAACTATGGTAATGAGAGCAACTATCTCTACGGCATCAAGGCGGGCGCGCCGCGCATCGTGAAGCTGCTTAAAGAATATGAGATCATGGCGAGCTGGACCGTGGCTGCCATGAGCCTTGAAAACCATCCGGAAATTGGCGCGGCCATTGCAGATATGGGCCATGAACCGGTGAGCCATGGCTATCGCTGGGTACACCAGTTCAAGATGGATGAGGAAAAAGAGCGCGAGTTTATTCGCAAGGCTGTCACATCGATTGAAAAGACCACCGGTACGCGCCCCTATGGCTGGTTGTCGCGCTATTTCCATACCGACAATACGCGTCGGCTGTTGATCGAAGAGGGCTTTGCCTATCACATGGATGACTATTCCGGAGACATTCCATTCTGGGACAGGGAAACGGTGCCCGACAAACCGATTGCGATTGTGCCTTATCAGCTCGATAGCAACGATATGAAAATGTGGACCGATCCTGCGATGACGCCACAGCAATGGCTGGATTACGCCAAGCATAATTTCGATCAAGTCTATCGCGAGGGCGAAGAAGGCAATCCAAAAATGATGTCACTCGGCCTGCATCTACGGATCATCGGCCGCCCGGGCCGTATCTGGGCTTTCGAAGAATTTCTGAAGCATGTGCGGTCGAAAAAGGACGTCTGGGTAGCCACCCGCCATCAGATTGCCCAGCATCTGGCCAAGGTTGATCCTCTATGA
- a CDS encoding enoyl-CoA hydratase/isomerase family protein: protein MTLRIEKEGKIAHLLIDRPDKRNAFNQAMWELLPELLADAMADDAIRVLMLHASRNDSAFCAGADIGEFATGSTDPEWRARNQAAIGRVQHELAQAPKPTIAIIDGDCVGGGCGIALACDMRVAGPKARFGITPSKLGLVYPLHDTKLLVDLVGPSQAKRILFTGQLLSAQQALDIGLITLLEDDPYAEAEALAATMVSVSSHSQMMSKSIIKRILDGQADDDAETSALFDSAFESDDFKEGVSAFMEKRKPEF from the coding sequence ATGACCCTGCGGATTGAGAAAGAGGGCAAGATCGCGCATCTGCTCATTGACCGGCCGGACAAGCGCAATGCTTTCAATCAGGCCATGTGGGAGCTTCTGCCCGAATTGCTGGCCGATGCGATGGCGGACGATGCGATCCGTGTTTTGATGCTGCATGCCAGCCGCAATGACAGCGCCTTTTGCGCCGGCGCAGATATTGGCGAATTTGCAACGGGCTCCACCGATCCCGAATGGCGCGCCCGCAATCAGGCGGCGATTGGCCGAGTCCAGCATGAGCTGGCGCAGGCACCAAAGCCAACCATTGCGATTATTGATGGCGATTGCGTGGGCGGCGGCTGCGGTATCGCTCTGGCCTGTGACATGCGAGTGGCCGGACCAAAAGCGCGGTTTGGGATTACGCCGTCGAAACTGGGGCTGGTCTATCCGCTGCATGACACCAAGTTGCTGGTTGACCTGGTGGGTCCTTCGCAAGCCAAGCGGATATTGTTCACTGGTCAATTGCTGTCTGCACAGCAAGCGCTCGATATCGGATTGATCACCTTGTTGGAAGACGATCCCTATGCAGAAGCCGAAGCACTGGCGGCCACAATGGTATCGGTATCTTCGCACAGTCAGATGATGAGCAAGTCGATCATAAAACGCATATTGGACGGACAGGCTGATGACGATGCCGAGACATCCGCGCTGTTCGACTCCGCTTTTGAGAGCGATGATTTCAAGGAAGGCGTCAGCGCTTTCATGGAAAAGAGAAAACCGGAATTTTGA
- a CDS encoding VOC family protein, with protein MTHALQHGSILGGVSAVPDLEAALKDYRDVLGMQVVESGPLNDDLAQGWNCPGSAGAPMAVLQPTSGADCFIRLVEQPDHPDFKPTTTYGWAAYELTVEDVFGWPDRLKGSGFDIIGPPKELEGLPFFVPMQVLGTGREMIYLNEVRENTPSSDLPKARSLTDHIFIVILATPNRAGTVDWYRDQLHLTVGDTYTLEYSMINQAFGKPAGTVSDLTMVQNGRLPIVEVDDYPEEAEQRPRHDGMLPPGNALVTLAVDDLDAITIDWIMPPQVRTGSVYRDRRTATVLGPAGELLELIEIG; from the coding sequence ATGACACATGCCTTGCAACATGGCTCGATATTGGGCGGGGTGTCCGCAGTGCCCGATCTTGAGGCGGCGCTGAAAGATTATCGTGATGTGCTTGGCATGCAGGTTGTGGAAAGCGGGCCGCTGAACGATGATCTGGCGCAAGGCTGGAACTGTCCGGGTAGTGCGGGTGCACCCATGGCGGTGTTGCAGCCGACCAGCGGCGCTGATTGTTTTATCCGTCTGGTCGAACAGCCCGATCATCCGGATTTCAAGCCGACGACTACCTATGGCTGGGCGGCCTATGAACTGACGGTTGAGGATGTCTTCGGCTGGCCGGACCGGCTGAAAGGCAGCGGCTTTGATATTATTGGACCGCCGAAAGAGCTGGAAGGTCTGCCCTTTTTCGTGCCGATGCAGGTGCTCGGAACCGGGCGCGAAATGATCTATCTCAATGAGGTAAGGGAAAATACACCATCCTCGGATCTTCCCAAGGCCCGGTCGCTGACTGACCATATTTTTATTGTGATATTGGCGACACCGAATCGTGCGGGAACGGTGGACTGGTATCGTGACCAGCTGCATCTGACCGTCGGAGATACCTATACGTTGGAATACAGCATGATCAATCAGGCGTTCGGAAAGCCGGCAGGCACGGTGTCGGATCTGACCATGGTCCAGAATGGCCGGTTACCGATTGTCGAGGTGGATGATTATCCGGAAGAGGCAGAGCAGCGGCCAAGACATGACGGCATGTTGCCGCCAGGAAATGCGCTGGTAACACTGGCGGTTGATGATCTGGATGCGATCACAATTGACTGGATTATGCCGCCACAGGTGCGGACAGGTTCGGTTTATCGGGATCGCCGAACCGCTACGGTACTTGGCCCGGCTGGGGAATTGCTGGAATTGATTGAGATCGGTTAA
- a CDS encoding carboxymuconolactone decarboxylase family protein has product MTRITPLTIDELPDETQAALKFSENLMGYVPNSVMTMAHWPELLGAFRGLVSVIYGESAIDNGLKRLIGAVVSAAAGCQYCKAHTTLGARDVGVDEEKVKAVWEYQSSDLFSEAERAALDLAFAAGQVPNAATDAHFAALDAYYDERQKTEIMAVISMFGFLNRWNDSLATELEDKPFDSASTLYSPDQWQAGQHRR; this is encoded by the coding sequence ATGACGCGCATCACGCCGCTGACCATCGACGAACTGCCGGACGAGACACAGGCTGCTCTCAAATTTTCCGAAAATCTGATGGGCTATGTCCCCAATTCTGTGATGACCATGGCACATTGGCCGGAATTGCTCGGCGCATTTCGCGGGCTGGTCAGCGTCATCTATGGGGAAAGCGCCATCGACAATGGCTTGAAACGCTTGATCGGAGCGGTCGTTAGCGCCGCAGCCGGATGCCAATATTGCAAGGCCCATACGACATTGGGCGCGCGGGATGTCGGCGTGGACGAAGAGAAAGTGAAAGCGGTCTGGGAATATCAGTCCAGCGACCTGTTCAGCGAAGCCGAACGGGCGGCGCTGGACCTAGCGTTCGCCGCCGGACAGGTGCCCAATGCAGCGACGGACGCGCATTTCGCCGCGCTTGACGCCTATTACGACGAACGCCAGAAAACCGAGATTATGGCCGTTATCAGCATGTTCGGCTTTCTCAACCGGTGGAATGACAGCCTTGCAACGGAGCTTGAGGACAAGCCGTTTGATTCTGCGAGCACGCTCTATTCGCCTGATCAATGGCAGGCGGGGCAGCATCGCCGCTAA
- a CDS encoding YciI family protein — protein sequence MKAFTIYCTDKPDTEQKRLDARGAHFAHIEKTIDNLFVAGPFKNAQGDTIGSLLIVKAETAEDARAQLEADPYFHADIWADIRINEFTAAAGDWIGGKIW from the coding sequence ATGAAAGCCTTTACCATCTATTGCACTGACAAACCGGACACCGAACAGAAACGTCTCGACGCACGCGGCGCGCATTTTGCCCATATCGAGAAGACGATCGACAATCTGTTTGTCGCCGGACCCTTTAAAAATGCGCAAGGCGATACGATTGGATCGCTGTTGATCGTCAAAGCCGAGACGGCCGAAGATGCTCGCGCGCAGCTCGAAGCCGATCCCTATTTTCATGCCGACATCTGGGCCGATATCCGCATAAATGAATTTACCGCTGCCGCTGGTGACTGGATTGGCGGCAAGATATGGTAG